The Mytilus edulis chromosome 5, xbMytEdul2.2, whole genome shotgun sequence genomic interval ACACATAACACAAGTTCAAAATCCTTTATGAATCAAATTAAAATCATTTCGAAAATTCTAAACTActcaatttaaattaatttagcaaatttcaaatatttcaaaggTTCCATGAGTTTACAAATCAAAAAGTCAATGCCATGTACTTTTCCAATAgaagtttgtatatttttataacaaagatAAATAGATTCCTATTCAATTTTTGAACACACAGTGAAATCTTCATATGTTCAATAGATGAGATTGTAAACCAAGATCCGTTCTAAGTCTAATTTTTTATTCCCTTGTCTActttatttattctaaaaacaaacAAGATTTCAAGAAAGCCGCCAAGTTTGTTTCTTTCTCACAATTATACCCTTTAAAGAGTACAAAATACCTGTTTGATTCAAATTGAAGGCATGTCATTGCATCTTTCAGTGTTAACACACCATCACTCATTGCTATACAATTACATGCCATGTCCCGCTAAGCATACATCCACTCATAAAAATATCAGATAACTAGAAGTAAAGTGTTTCTCAGAACAGGAAAGCACTTGCATGTAACAAATCATCATTTTCAAGTGGCAGAATATATACAATATGAAGTAATTCTGTCAAGTAGTACTTGAGAAAATGCTGACAAAATTTTTTAAGTTCTTTCAACCTACATGTATAGAAAAATTTAAAGTATGTGCAAAATGGAAGTAGTTGCCTGACAAATGGTAAGAGTGGTCACACATTTCATCAATGTCAAGCAgctgaataaatatatttaattttacaagAGAAAAGTGTGACATAAATATTTGTCAGAACAGACAGACAAGGTGAATACAAAATGTGGCAAAGATCTGTCTCAGTAAGAAGTTATGAAATGATAATCAAATCTGTCTTTTTtctacacatttttaaaaactttggttttcatttttttttcaaactttattttgaCTTAACCAGTAAAGGGGATCAGCTTGTGCAAGTCAGAGTCAATGTTAAAAGTTCAAATTCCTTAAAAGTTAAGACTTCAATATACATACACATGAAGGGTTAGAactgatcatgttgattcattcAATAATATCATTTTTCTGAATTGCTTAAATACTTAAAAGATCCTCCCACAAATATACAATGGAATACAACAGAAGAGCCTGCAATTCGTTCAGCAAAATTTAAGGGGGGCTGGGCTTCCCTCTATAAATGATAAATGCATATTCTTTTAACAAGCTTCAGTCCAAACCGTGGTGATCTAGGACCCCCTTTTTTCTGGAAATGCTGAATCTCCAACTGAAATTTCCCGTGTTTGTTTTTAGTTCTTTGTGTAAATATTCTTACAAATTCTAAAATAAGGCAGGACTAGAGGTTACACTAATTAAAAGTAGTCTTCAGATTTCTGACGAGGTCATTTATAggtaaagagagataactcaagTTAATTTGATTCTTTGATTTTAGCTCATTTCAAAAATCCAGATgaaattggaaaaataaaatgctGCAAATTACCTCCATAATAATAATTTTGCTTGTGCAGTTTATACATGTAGATAAGAAATGATATAAGGGGAAAATAAGATGCCATAATATTGGCtgcaaaattataatttaagaaaataattCGCTGTGAAATTAAGTTGGTTATGCAGtataaataattcttaaaaaaaagaaaacttgtaCAAGAATGTCTAAATGTTGTTTGGGTGTGATATTGTACCTGAATCTGCCTCTTGGTCTTGGTTGATAATATCCCCCTGGTGATCCTCTATAACCACCTCCTCTACCACCTCGTGGTCGTCTGTTGGTTGAACTGATACCTGGTCTGTTGGTTCGTTTAGCTGTTACCTATAACAAATAAAGCACATAAACTTGTTCAATATACATATTTaggttacagccgattgcattagAGCTGTAGATAAAgataaaggtaatatctttggttagcttgcttgataactgaaatataaataaatttgattctcatgagaaacaaacaattttttaacatTGATGGTGTATGTCTTTATGGATTCTAATTataatattatgtacattttaatttCTACAATGAATTATCTATtattaaggaagctggcttgtcatgttttggattttgtcagattttcggaatcctctggttttatccatttgaatgccttgaaaaaatttgcccggtgacccccatttttctttttgaaattctttaacatgtataatgataagccatccgtaaaagtcttataaaatttttattactttttaacagtttttgagaactttaactagtcaatgataaagctatgaaaggtcaagagagaatattttcccgccaaaatttcaatggctcatatctcgaaaacaagcacggtgacctatatattttttttgctctttggattcctttattaatttcttatcaaaataagctagtgttttgaaaagttaattactttgaaactgagaagcgaactcccttaattgACCTAACCTTaacatcattctttttttaaatttgttttcatgtTTATAGTCATAAGACATGGTATTAATTTCTTATTCCCTATTGAAGCATTTAATTGTATTTAACAATTACCTTCTCATTCTCTTGTTAATTCTTTAGTTGCTTTATGCAACAGATATTGTTATTTATCTCGCAAATAAGCAACTCTAAGAATCAAACTCGTGTTGTTTTTATTCCAAGTGTTATAAAAGGAATACAGGTTTtgaaatttatacatgtatgcacaAAATTGCGAGCTTTCTGtccaaaatatttagtttttcgtGTTGCAGTGATAAGAAATTAACCATACATTTATCAGTTATAAGATTTACATGTGCTCAGCAACAAACAGGACAGAATGTATGACGAACCTTACATATAATATATCTACCAGTTTTAAAGGCTcataaaaattattaattttgtccCGAGACAATGATTTGGTTATAATTTGTGACTATAACAAGATTGATAATGACTACCGTTCAGTACAGGGTATATTTTATCCACAACTTGCtcaacaaaataattaataacTGTACATTTCACATTTACTTACTTTTATTTGTCTTCCTCTAAATAAAGAATCATCTAATGCTTGAGCTGTAGTTACTGAATCCTTGTCTGCAAATTCTACATAGGCAAACCTTCAAAATGCAAATAATAGTTCCAATAAAATTAATACCAAGCAAATACTCAATACAGAAATATTCAAAAACATGAACTAGGAAAACAGAGTCATTAAATCATCATAGCTAACCAAGTCATAAAATCATCTTAGTTAATAACTCTTCCGCTGACTTGTTATGATCATGGATATTTAACTTATAATAATTTTTTCTTagaaaattattcaattattGAAACCAATTTACActtaagggacaacatcaaaagttcaatgtaggataaaaaaacttaattcatataattttttcactgacccccctacaaccccccccccccctttccccccccctcccccctaacttaatttggaaaaaattgattgaccaataaggatatatataagaTTGAccaaaaagaatatatataaagtCAATGTCAAATAAACACAAAAGTTGCAGCAATTTTTACCCCTCCCCCCTCCCATCctcaaactatttgaattaagttttttatccttcattgaatttttgaaattgtcCCTCAGACAGATCATCTTAAAGCAGTGACAAGTTATACTCAATTGTTGACTAAACCAACTAAACATGCAAAAACAATGTATTACAAAATACATTGACTGCTCTGTTTGGACTGTATTGGTATGACTTAACATATCATATTCCGATTATTAAAGAAATATGTTCCATAGCATAAACTTAAATTAGTATCATGAATACATAAAGACAGTATTTACCCTTTAGGATGTCCTGtgaatttatcacataaaatagtCACTCTGTTTACTGAACCACATCCATGGAAATGTTGTTCCATTTCTTCTGCAGTGGCACCATAATCTACCTGTAAATAAAGAGTTGAATAACTTTAAAAACATGTCTGTATACAACTATATAGTCGTAACTTCAAACATCTAAAATTTAAAGTTATATCTGAACACACATCTTTCGAATTAAATTTCTATTCACATCCACACTTAATAACAGACACTCTGCTAAGCTTATTCATTGTTATTGTATTTTGGATACCAAAAAAGATTGAGTTTACATTTTTCTTAATATCATGATTACTGTCAACCATTTATCTTTTACTAAAGATCTTGAAGTTACAACATAAACACATGACTCTAGTTGTCTTCCGCTTGATGTTcatgtaattttaaatatttgatcaaACGATCTCGCCACATCTTGAAAATTGACACATCGTTAACTTTGTTATGTATTCTTgagttttgaaaagaaaaatatataccaAGATGACGTACTGCTTGCaatattcaatattcaagttttatgttaaaataaacttttttttaatacattcaaTACATGTAAAAACTAGAATGTGTCCCAAGTTTAGAataccccatccacactatcattttctatgttcagtggactgtgaaaatgggataaaatctctaatttggcattaaaattagaaagatcatattctAGGATACATGTTAACTAagttcaagtggattggacttcaacttcatcaaaactacctcaaccaaaaactttaacctgaagcgggacagaagtatggacgaacagacggatgcacagaccagaaaacataatgcccataaatgggacataaaaaaaaTTTCGTAACTGTTTACTGAATTTGACTTTTAAATCTTAAAGCTCATATAGTTGTTCATATTTTAATACTCTTCCTTAACATTATCTTGTTGTTTCATAATATTATATGTTCTTTTtccaaaataacaaatatttgtttaaaatattaatacattATCCAGAAAGTTCAACACTTCAACTTTTTACTGTAATTCAAATTAATTGTAGTCCAGATAGAGACTAAATGAACTATATGTTTATTCGTCAGGTACTTTCTAAACAACTTACATTACCAACATATATAGACCTTGCATCTGCATCTAATTTTTCTTCTACTGTTGGGAAACCAGCTAAAAAATAGTAAATTAATATGTAGGCAAAGTTTACATTCAAGAACATAttcttaaatttgaaaacaaaaacgtATTTGATATAAAAGCTGACGTATCTGATCTTAAAATATTCAAGTCTTAACATGCTTCAAGGATCATTCTCCCCCGTGACTATGTTGGAAAgattacaaaataattttggatGTGAATTTCTTCAGATTAAGATTCCGGTTGTGAAATTACAATGATATCAATGACAAggatatgtacaaatgtatgtatttacTGAATATTTGGTTGAGCAAAGAAACTAGACTGTGTTTGTCAAATTTTAGTTTAAAGATTGTCTATTTTTCCTGGATGGCGTCAAGTGTACATACATCAGACACGTTTATCAACGTTGATGTcagaaatatatacatgtatgctgtGTTAAAATGCATGAAACAGCATCATATTATTAATGTCACCTTACCATAGATATTCAGTTGAACCTGGAATCAAAATAGTATATTGTTGTTGAATATATGatgttaaaatcttttgaaatctttctattttttttatttgcctgTGAGAAAAGTAGGACTTATCACTTTTTAATGTTATGaacagggcttccaaaacggtcatatattcctgACATTTGattaatgtccggtaaaagtccggctgggcaaagcatgaaacggtcatatacattttagttttccatgcttttttggtcattttaacataagtcacgatctttttgacccaaccttttgcctttaacatctacacatttccggtcataaaagtgacatgatgattaattactatcaaaacaacccctacttcaatactttctaattttaatcaaggcgaATTAGTTGTTGGACAGGTGATATCTACCTGTTCAGTTGACAGGTaaactatgttcagtaccggacatcgtataaattgattggtctattcacaattattttcttacatttcagcggtttgtagctcattgatttagtccaaaagattaaaattataagaaattagtttatctacatgatttgataaaaaaaatttaaaaggtttaaatgaaaaatcgtcagaactacgtcgAATGAACTAGAACACATGTGCGCATGTGCaaaggtgggaaatttaattatgcatcctttatttcttcaaaatgctaaaattatcattgatacctgtatcttaacgttcatttcaagcattttgttgaagaaataacgtggaaagagcttcttcactcagtcatgttttgcaaacgtacacagattttacgtatccgtttacggtccatgttttaccattgtcaagtcaacatccggttttaGAAAAACGTGATTTTCAAAacgaaaatgaagtttttgacatgtcattttgcacaaataaagagtctatggcagatatgagcacgctgatgtgcacactttgaatgatacacagccaatttaacagtttacatccaaacatccaaaacaaagtaaagtttaaaatcgttttttaatctaatgtcattatcattggaatggccatctgattaccataattgccttaaaattttgtgacttagtcttaagggattaaaatcgggatcagatataaaatgtccggctggctcaaatgttttttggaagccctggttaTGAACCTACAATGTACAAGATGTTTATAAACATGTATCTATTTCCAAAGGACATCTAATTGACTGAACTGAAAATTTTAGACTGACAAATAATTACTCGACTATAACGATATTGGTAGTATAAATCATAATAATACATATAGAAGTGATAATATTATAACTGTACCTGGCTGTGCTAACGTAGGTGAGGTCATCTGCATTTCTTCATCTACagatttttgcatttgttttaacttttctgCCTCCTCTTCCATTTCTTTAACTCTAGCTTTAATGGCTTCTAATTccttaaaagaaacaatttcacATTTTGGTGACGGATACATAATTCATAATTTCAATTATAGAGTACTAGTGTGATAACATTTTGTGGGGGAattctatacatgtacatttgtaccacTGTTCACTTCATATGTTTCAAGCTTTTTATGACGATACCACTTTAccaatcagaataaaaaaaatttgcagtgttttttaagaaatgatttcaCTTTGTAGTCacatattatttgtgaaacatctAATTATGTTTTAAAAGGGTAAATTTTTATGTATGATTGTGTACATTAACATAAATGACCTTCTAACTGGACACTGGACAAATCCatataatatttcatcaatgaatttAAAGGTATAGTGAAAATGGAACCACCAATATATTTTTAGCTTAACCGTGATATTGTTAAAGAATAGAATTTTCCATGTACAGTACAACATGCGACTTACTCTTAATAATGGTCAACATCCAATAGTGGCCATTTATTTGGGGTCATCAAACCTGGgatttccctttatccttgactagttttgTGTATTAACTAATCAACAGGGGGTATAATGATGGACATAAGGGCCATTATGGTGAACATCGTTTTAATGGCCACCATTAATAAGATaatgtcacaggtagtactgtagACACTTACTGGATCCTCCACCGCACTTTCTTCCTGTGTTGTTGTAGCATCTCCATCCCCTCCTTCAAACTGGTTCTCACCATCTAAATCTGTCAGACCTACTTCTTCCTGGTCTCCTTGTAAGTTTAACAAAGCATCTTCTCCATTCTCTGGTGTATCAGCCATCTGAAACAAAGGAGAACATGTTTAAAGacttgctacatgtacatgttcattcaaattcaactttttaaaaatgttaacatcTTTACATATTTTCTGCTAACAACAAACAGTTTGCCATTTTATTGACACCTCCAGAGGACAACACATCTTCTATGTTCTCTTGCATACACTTACATGCAATCTaatacaagtttaaaaaaaaaagaggaagaCATAACAGAAAAGCAGATTTAAAACAGCCAttaatttagatttttcattGTATCTAAATTTAACAGTACATGTTTGTGTGCCCAATGGAGTATAAATGGTAAAGTTGctaatatacaatgtacatgtaggtctgcatttatatacatttgtactgtacacatgtacatatacattGAACCAAGAACCTgggaaaaaaaaccttcaaacttcatttgttttgtttttattttcttgctCTTTTCATTTGCTTTTGTACAAAAAAGTTCCAGGGTTCTGTAacaaggaattttttttttcgaaggAAGCTTGctattaatacaataataataataaatactttatttaaagagggtaaaatCAGTTAGTACAATACTAATGTccccataaacatgataaaaatggtgcaaaatcctgcattctggggGTCTCTTGGACCCTTATTCAGACAGTcagagatataactctatagggttattacagaaaataacttgcatgtgttattacagatacttttccttaaattttttaaatctgcaataacatatgtttgttatttgtaaaattatttaatcTATAGTGGACTCGAGGGAACTCTTAAGACTTTGcgcagaaactaaatgcatagccttgataattaattttcaaattgaattaatacatttttgattaaccatggttaattatatataatcaatGAGACAAGGCTAGTAATGAATTAACTTAGCTGTGataacaaggcttagttattaAAGGATTGTAACTTATTATAAAagacacttgggaattactgAGAAACTTGCACAGAACCTCATTACATGCTCTCGTCATTACTAGTACttcttacaataaatttaaatacattgtaattaagcatgATTTATGTCTGAGCAAATGCTTTGAGGTGATACAGAGAAGCTGTGATAACACCCTTTAGttattacaggcatatttttttctgtaataacatataggTGTACTATTCAAAATTGGAATACTATGAACTGTTACATCTTTTAATAGTTAAGTATACATATAAAAGACAATagtaatatcaatagaacttgtatacattttaactaaacttatgatgtatattgtccctttgaaacatgtaacatacatatgttatcacagctctttgattttttagtccacaataacaaatttaaatgtatgttattttcctgtaataactctatagagttatatccctgactgTCAGACCACTGAAAACATCATTTAACATCATTTTTTAATGaagataactagaggctctaaagagcctgtgtcgctcaccttggtatatgtgaatattaaacaaaggaagcagatggattcatgacaaaattgtgtttaggtgatggtgatgtgtttgtacatcttactttactgaacattcttgctccttacaattatctctatctataatgatcttggcccagtagtttcagtggaaaatgttagtaaaaatttacaaattttatgaaaattgttaaaaattgactataaaggacaataactccttagggggtcaactgaccatttttgtcatgtttgacttatctttaggtcttactttgctgtacattattgctgtttacagtttatctctatctataataatattcaagataataacaaaaaacgtcaaaattttctta includes:
- the LOC139525414 gene encoding polyadenylate-binding protein 2-B-like; amino-acid sequence: MADTPENGEDALLNLQGDQEEVGLTDLDGENQFEGGDGDATTTQEESAVEDPELEAIKARVKEMEEEAEKLKQMQKSVDEEMQMTSPTLAQPAGFPTVEEKLDADARSIYVGNVDYGATAEEMEQHFHGCGSVNRVTILCDKFTGHPKGFAYVEFADKDSVTTAQALDDSLFRGRQIKVTAKRTNRPGISSTNRRPRGGRGGGYRGSPGGYYQPRPRGRFSRFRRATYYSPY